The Pyrus communis chromosome 12, drPyrComm1.1, whole genome shotgun sequence genomic sequence cttccgttaaaaactccgttaagtgtcccggaACTCTTGGCAAAAAGTttgagcaattttcaaagcttcgtaactcaatcgttttttaaccaaatttgacccataatatatcaaaataaagataggaaagtgtagaacaagattatacctatatGGAATTCCAATGGTTGTCGGAGACGGCCGAAAaatagcctaaaaggtgactgaTCCGCAGGAAAACTCAAAAACTCgctggaaactgggtaaactttaaacgttcataacttcttcaatactcaacgaaatcaagtgattcaaaaacgaaaatcatacttctacATGAGACGAATAGAATGTTACCTTTCTCGACGACTAACTCAGCGTGGTTTGGACGGAAAACAGATTGACAGTGGTTGTCTTGGTCTTGAGTTAGCCACTTGCGAGCCGTTTTCCACCCAAACCACTGCAAATTAGCCAtaaaaaaggtaccattctctttttctcattgagaagtatgttttttatttttgaatcactcaatttcgttgagtattgaagaagttatgaacgtttaaagtttacccaatttccggcgaattttccaatttttctgcagaccagtcacctttcaggctattttttgGTCATATCTGGTAGTAATTGGGCTTCTAaaaggtataatcttgttctacactttcctatcttcgttttgatatattatgggtcgaatttggttaagaaaagattgagttacgaaactttgaaaattgcccaaacttccggccaagagctcTGGGACACTTAACAAGTTTTTAATcgaaggaccaaaataatggatggtgaacaatttcagggaccatttctattgattttcaatctcaatgaccaaagtgatgtgttatgcaaatctcaatgatcattttgattaaaaagctttttaatatatatagaaTTTCATATTGGGATATAATAAACACATTATTTTTAATATCTCACACATGTTTAATCTTATTCATAAATTTCGTGTATTTATTCAATTCCGCGATCCGAATTTCATAAACAAGAGGGTTTTTAAGAATCTAAAAAGAGTGTCGCCTCCTTTCAAATCATAAGGAAAAATCCACCACATGTGGAAAGAGGTGATTTGCATGGGGGCACAACGACTTTTCCATCAGGTCCATGGGCAGTAGGTATGATAGGGACTAATTGCGACATGGCAGCTGcattacaaatttagtttaattgAACCGAAAGGCACAACAATTTCAAGTTAGAGGAATCGAGATCAAACTAATGTGACATGATTGAGGAttctaaggtcatctccaatggAGAGCGAATGGGGTGATATAgctcattttaacaaaaatttatatttaataggTCGGTTAAATAGAGGGTAATGTTAggagaatcaaaattttaaactcaaTTTTGCAAAGCAAATAATGTGGtatttgatgattgaattattacttaagtattgattaacatgtttatttcttattggcgACACATCAtctaatttgtaaatttattttaaaatcttGATCTACCTAACATTATTCTAAATAAAATcgtgaaaaaaatttaaaggcaaagggctggtgggccaaaaaaaaaaaaaaaaagcccctaCGTGATTCCCTCTAAATAAGCTATTAGGGTCCTAAAGCATTTAGTTACAGATCACTACTAATATAGGTCTTTGTATTACTGATTGGAAATTCAAGAAACATAGGCAGTAATCCAAACACATGATAACCATCAAATGTCACAAACAAGCCATGTAACTTCTTTATCATTCAATAAACATGTACCCGGCAGTAAACCAAGACCAAATTTGAAAAAGGGCTGGTAGTGAATTAAGGAGAGAGTGAGTGGCGGTGACTGGCCGGCGATCAAGCGCGGAAGGTGGCGGTCTGAATGCCCTTGATGGGGTTGGCGACAGGGTCAGGAGCATCATACTTGCTGAAGAGTTTATAGGAGGAAATGAGTGAAATGAGTGCATAGCAAGTCACCGCCACAAATGTAATGGCAACAGAAATTGTGGCTTTGTGACAGAATCCACCAAAAGATTCACAAGCTGCACTCCAGTTTACGGCTGAATCGCCCTTGTATGCCAAATAAAGCACCTCCATTGACGCAGCTCCGGCAGCCAGAACTAAGTAAGTGAGCACCTGGGCGTGTAACATTATAGTTTACACAAACTTCATTAAAAGTCCAAGAGATGGGAAATAGAACTTTTATTATAGACGGTAAATAGTGTGAATAACAGCttccaaaagtaaaaaatacaTGAAACGAGTTAATTACATgatcaaggaagaagaaagtccAGGCTTGACACTTGGTGGCCGCACGAGCCTTGGCTGCAATGATAGCGGAGAGAAAAGAATAACCGGCACAAATGCCATTGGCATTCACCAAATACCTGCAACATCCATATCATCTTTACAATGATTTAAGATGACAAAGTTCTAACTGTGTTCTTAGTTATATTtactttaaattaattaaaaaacttatatAAAAAGATTAAACAGTAGAGTTAACaatcatttaaaaatatatataaagtaaAATCCGCCTGGTAATGTTTCTTCAACAACTTCATCTTCCTAATGGTGTCGCGTTCATCGGGTTCCTCATCATGGGTTGAAGAGTCGTGGTCGTGGACCTTCACAGTTTAtggattgtattttttttagagGCCTATTCCTCTTTCACATGCCATGTGTTTTCAGTACGATTGGGTGATTAATGAGTTACCATTCACCCTGGCAATAGCGGAAAAAGAAAGCCATCTCACATGAATATCATTTGTGGGAGTTCTATTGGTAACCAATATGATGACGAATTTGGTTTAAATCCAGGAAGAGAACTAATAGCTGAGTATTCCAAAGCTAAATCTAGTGTATCATAACGATGTTCTACTCTAAAGTTAGGGGATATTATGCTAGGTAAGCCACACAATGATCATCCATAACTTAGTATCAAACTCgacacaaatatatatgtcTTCATCATCTATGAGAGTCATACTTGAAACATCTCGCTTAGACGTGTGATCAATTAAATATCATTAGACTAGCTAGTTGGTTCCAGTAATTGTAATCTTCAGTCTAAAATCACTAATTTCCATTAGGATGATGCGTGTGTTTTCCACAAGGACCTATTTGTCTCTCCACTTATAATAAACGTATCTTTGCcatatgaaatttttaatcgGAACTGTTCATGCACTTTATcatcatttaaagatcatatTTGCAAGAAGTCATTCAATTTGAAGATCATTTAATTATTCATATACATCAAACAAATGGACGGT encodes the following:
- the LOC137711680 gene encoding CASP-like protein 2A1, with the translated sequence MNMVDKEAAPTSPMEVVGTGPRDEDGSSSSSLRTAETLLRLLPIAPCVVALVVMLHDSQTNDFGSLSYSHLGAFRYLVNANGICAGYSFLSAIIAAKARAATKCQAWTFFFLDHVLTYLVLAAGAASMEVLYLAYKGDSAVNWSAACESFGGFCHKATISVAITFVAVTCYALISLISSYKLFSKYDAPDPVANPIKGIQTATFRA